The genomic segment GGATAGTGTCTCCGGGAAGACCGATAACACGCTTGACAATTTGCTTGGTTTTTCCATCTTCGTCTTTTTCGCTTGCAACGACAATATCAAAGCGATTGACAGGGAGGTGTTTGACCACAAATAAATATTCTCCGTTAGCTAAAGTCGGATCCATTGAATGACCATCTACCTTGACAGGAACCCAGAAAAAGGCGCGTGATAAGAATAGAATCACCATAAAGAGGATAAAAAATCCCCATTCTTTCATAAATTTTGAAAAAGTAGTTGATTTTGCTTGCATAACTTACCTTTCTAGAAGTTTTTTTGCTTTTTCAGTATTTTTAAAATGTAGTTTTGCGCTCGCTTCCAAACTCTTCATACCGTAGGTTTGAAGAAGCTGACTTGCGATTTTATCGGACTTTACTCCTGCTCCACTAGGTAATTCGTAGCCGAGCTCTTGACTTAAATTTTCAAGATTTTCTAAAAATAAGTCGCGTGCGATCATAGAACTGACTGCTACCGCTAGGTATTTGCCTTCAGCTTTTTCCTCCAACGTAATAGAGTTTGGAAAGTGATTGCTTTCTCGCTGGAGATATTTTTGATAATTTTTGTCGCTGGTGAAAGCATCAATAACGATTTTTTGAGGCTGTACTCCTGTTTGTAGTAACAAATAAATAGCTTGATTGTGGAGAGCAACCTTGACAGAAACTGCGTTATAGCCAGCAGCAATGACTTGATTGTATTTTTTTGGAGACAGTAACAGAGCTTGGTGCTGAATCTTTTCCTTTAACAAAGGAACGATTTGCCTGATTTTCTGGTCTGTCAGGCTTTTAGAGTCATCAACTCCCAGCTTTCGTAGAAACCTATGCTGTTCTGGTGTGACAAAAGATGCCACAACAGCAAGCCCGCCGAAATAAGAGCCATTTCCGACTTCATCTGTCCCGATAAGAGGACAATTTTGCTGAGGAACTGTCGTTTCTTCTCTGGAAGACTGATAGCCAAAAAATTGTGCTGCCTGCTCTGCTTTTTCTCCTTGGAAGAGGACTTTTCCTGAAGTGTAGATGGAGGCAGTTGCCTTATCAAGCTTAAAAAGGTAACGAATATAAGGATTTTTACTAGAAACAAGCTGTTCCTGGTATTGGGCAACAAAATCTTGAATTTGTTTCTCACTGGGTTGTAAGGTAATA from the Streptococcus constellatus subsp. constellatus genome contains:
- the rnhC gene encoding ribonuclease HIII, coding for MESITLQPSEKQIQDFVAQYQEQLVSSKNPYIRYLFKLDKATASIYTSGKVLFQGEKAEQAAQFFGYQSSREETTVPQQNCPLIGTDEVGNGSYFGGLAVVASFVTPEQHRFLRKLGVDDSKSLTDQKIRQIVPLLKEKIQHQALLLSPKKYNQVIAAGYNAVSVKVALHNQAIYLLLQTGVQPQKIVIDAFTSDKNYQKYLQRESNHFPNSITLEEKAEGKYLAVAVSSMIARDLFLENLENLSQELGYELPSGAGVKSDKIASQLLQTYGMKSLEASAKLHFKNTEKAKKLLER